From a region of the Salarias fasciatus chromosome 6, fSalaFa1.1, whole genome shotgun sequence genome:
- the LOC115389931 gene encoding histone H2A-like, with protein sequence MSGRGKTGGKARAKAKTRSSRAGLQFPVGRVHRLLRKGNYAQRVGAGAPVYLAAVLEYLTAEILELAGNAARDNKKTRIIPRHLQLAVRNDEELNKLLGGVTIAQGGVLPNIQAVLLPKKTEKPAKAK encoded by the coding sequence ATGAGCGGCAGAGGAAAGACCGGCGGTAAAGCCAGAGCCAAGGCAAAGACCCGCTCGTCCCGTGCGGGCCTCCAGTTCCCGGTGGGCCGTGTTCACAGGCTGCTGCGTAAAGGAAACTACGCACAGCGCGTGGGAGCCGGAGCCCCCGTGTATCTGGCGGCCGTGCTGGAGTACCTGACCGCTGAGATCTTGGAGCTGGCTGGAAACGCCGCCCGCGACAACAAGAAGACCCGCATCATCCCGCGTCACCTGCAGCTGGCTGTGCGCAACGACGAGGAGCTCAACAAGCTGCTGGGTGGAGTCACCATCGCTCAGGGCGGCGTCCTGCCCAACATCCAGGCGGTGCTGCTGCCCAAGAAGACCGAGAAGCCCGCCAAGGCCAAGTAA
- the taf5l gene encoding TAF5-like RNA polymerase II p300/CBP-associated factor-associated factor 65 kDa subunit 5L: MKRVRTEQIQYAVTQYLKRRQYVDSDGSLKGAKLFQSAEEMAASLTVQTESGCANVVSAAPCQSDPQQYETQFSRLRSFLSEADISWAKEVSCILYPLFVYLHLDMVRCGLKGAVDGFYSRFHGAFLQDSEQRATIEQLRHVLTAQDVSANPRLSAFLEHKYVIHLTEPAYSYLLRYLQSEDNSALCRALGTHMQLEVTALRRTDYQLYGGAGGATAAPNSTSSSWAGVDGMDGGEGVAVPAGIPQSEAALDALQDCIKKVREGPPSLTTVCFYAFHHTEQMLNTAEVSADSRLLAAGFDSSTVKLWSLRARKLKARPHQADVSHIRLACDVLEEEVDEEDGSGSEIKTLRGHSGPVFRTAFLTDSSGLLSCSEDTTVRYWDMGSFTNTALYRGHAYPVWDVDVSPCSLYFASGSHDRTARLWTFSRTYPLRLYAGHLSDVDCVKFHPNSNYLATGSTDKTVRLWSTQQGASVRLFTGHRGPVLSLAFSPNGKYLASAGEDQRVKLWDLASGTLFKDLRGHTDSVGSLSFSPDSCLVASASMDNSVRVWDIRGSHGGAPADGSSAELVGLYTGNTSNVLNVQFMACNLLLVTGSAQEKAEQ, from the exons ATGAAGCGGGTTCGCACCGAGCAGATCCAGTATGCCGTGACTCAGTACCTGAAGAGGAGACAGTATGTGGACTCTGACGGCTCCCTGAAGGGAGCCAAGCTCTTCCAGTCCGCTGAGGAGATGGCCGCCAGCCTCACAG TGCAGACGGAGTCGGGCTGTGCCAACGTGGTCTCTGCCGCGCCCTGCCAGTCGGATCCACAGCAGTACGAGACTCAGTTCTCCCGGCTGCGCTCCTTCCTCTCAg aagcagatATCTCCTGGGCGAAGGAGGTGAGCTGCATCCTCTACCCTCTGTTCGTCTACCTCCACCTGGACATGGTGCGCTGCGGCCTGAAGGGGGCGGTGGATGGTTTTTACAGCCGTTTCCACGGCGCCTTTCTTCAGGACAGCGAGCAGCGGGCCACCATCGAGCAGCTCCGCCACGTCCTCACCGCTCAGGACGTGTCGGCCAACCCCCGGCTGAGCGCCTTCCTGGAGCACAAGTACGTGATTCACCTGACGGAGCCGGCCTACAGCTACCTGCTGCGCTACCTGCAGAGCGAGGACAACAGCGCCCTCTGCAGGGCGCTCGGCACCCACATGCAGCTGGAGGTCACCGCCTTGAGACGAACGGACTACCAGCTCTACGGAGGAGCCGGGGGGGCCACCGCCGCCCCCAACTCCACCTCCTCGTCCTGGGCGGGCGTGGACGGGATGGACGGCGGGGAGGGGGTGGCGGTCCCCGCGGGGATCCCACAGAGCGAGGCGGCGCTGGACGCCCTGCAGGACTGCATCAAGAAGGTGCGAGAGGGCCCGCCCTCGCTCACCACCGTCTGCTTCTACGCCTTCCACCACACGGAGCAGATGCTGAACACGGCCGAGGTCTCGGCGGACAGCCGGCTGCTCGCCGCCGGCTTCGACAGCTCCACGGTGAAGCTGTGGAGCCTCCGGGCCAGAAAACTGAAGGCCAGACCGCATCAGGCCGATGTGTCGCACATTCGCCTGGCGTGTGacgtgctggaggaggag GTGGACGAGGAGGACGGCTCAGGCAGTGAGATCAAGACCCTGCGAGGCCACAGCGGCCCCGTGTTCCGCACCGCCTTCCTGACGGACAGCTCGGGCCTGCTGTCGTGCTCCGAGGACACCACCGTCCGCTACTGGGACATGGGCAGCTTCACCAACACCGCGCTGTACCGGGGCCACGCCTACCCAGTGTGGGACGTGGACGTCAGCCCGTGCAGCCTCTACTTCGCCAGCGGCTCGCACGACCGCACGGCGCGCCTCTGGACGTTCTCGCGCACCTACCCGCTGCGGCTCTACGCCGGACACCTCTCCGACGTGGACTGCGTCAAGTTCCACCCCAACTCCAACTACCTCGCCACCGGCTCCACCGACAAGACGGTGCGTCTGTGGAgcacccagcagggggcgtcggtgCGCCTCTTCACGGGACACCGCGGCCCCGTGCTGTCGCTGGCCTTCTCGCCCAACGGGAAGTACCTGGCGTCCGCCGGCGAGGACCAGCGGGTGAAGCTGTGGGACTTGGCGTCGGGGACCCTGTTCAAAGACCTGCGGGGACACACGGACAGCGTGGGCAGCCTGTCCTTCAGCCCGGACAGCTGCCTGGTGGCGTCCGCCTCCATGGACAACTCGGTGCGGGTGTGGGACATCCGCGGCTCGCACGGCGGCGCGCCGGCCGACGGCTCGTCGGCAGAGCTGGTGGGACTGTACACCGGGAACACCAGCAACGTGCTCAACGTCCAGTTCATGGCCTGCAACCTCCTGCTGGTGACCGGCAGCGCACAGGAGAAGGCGGAGCAGTGA